In Sedimenticola thiotaurini, the following proteins share a genomic window:
- the rsxE gene encoding electron transport complex subunit RsxE — MSLPNKQEKVTLDTFMRGIWEENPVFVMLLGLCPVLAVTNSTMNAIAMGLATLFVLVASSTLVSLLRKVIPKQVRIATYIVIIATFVTIVDYVIQAISLDLYNALGAFIQLIVANCVILGRAEAYASKQKVGASIVNALGMGTGFTIALLCLGTVRELLGAGTILGVQIFSSNFEPWVVMILPPGGFFVLGGWLLLFDYLKHRKEQKLLNTEGAVANGS, encoded by the coding sequence ATGTCGTTACCCAATAAACAGGAGAAGGTGACGCTGGACACCTTCATGCGGGGTATCTGGGAAGAGAACCCGGTATTTGTCATGCTGCTGGGACTCTGCCCGGTACTGGCGGTAACCAACTCCACCATGAACGCCATTGCCATGGGATTGGCAACTCTGTTCGTGCTGGTGGCGTCCAGCACCCTGGTATCCCTGTTGCGCAAGGTGATTCCGAAACAGGTGCGAATCGCCACCTACATTGTCATTATTGCAACCTTTGTCACCATCGTGGACTACGTGATCCAGGCGATCAGCCTGGATCTCTACAATGCGCTGGGCGCCTTTATCCAGCTGATTGTTGCCAACTGCGTGATCCTGGGCCGGGCCGAGGCCTATGCCTCCAAGCAGAAAGTGGGGGCCTCGATTGTCAACGCCCTGGGCATGGGGACCGGTTTTACAATTGCACTGCTCTGCCTCGGTACCGTGCGCGAACTGCTGGGGGCCGGCACTATCCTGGGTGTACAGATTTTCAGCAGCAACTTTGAACCCTGGGTAGTGATGATCCTGCCCCCGGGCGGCTTCTTTGTGCTGGGTGGCTGGCTGTTGTTGTTTGACTATCTGAAACACCGCAAGGAACAGAAACTGCTGAATACCGAGGGGGCCGTTGCCAATGGATCCTAA
- the tpx gene encoding thiol peroxidase, which produces MATVTLQGNPVSTSGELPAVGSKAPEFSLANKELADVGLADFAGKKRLLNIVPSLDTPTCAVSTKKFNESFASRDDAVAMVISADLPFAQGRFCETEGLKNVVTLSMMHDQQFATDYGVLITDGPLRGLTCRAVVVIDENGTVTYTQLVPEIGDEPDYEAALAALK; this is translated from the coding sequence ATGGCAACTGTAACCTTACAAGGAAACCCGGTTTCCACCAGCGGAGAGCTGCCGGCAGTTGGTAGCAAGGCCCCGGAGTTTTCCCTGGCCAACAAGGAGTTGGCGGATGTGGGGCTGGCGGATTTTGCCGGCAAAAAACGGCTGTTGAATATCGTGCCGAGCCTGGATACGCCAACCTGCGCCGTTTCCACCAAGAAGTTCAACGAGTCATTCGCCAGCCGCGATGACGCGGTGGCGATGGTGATTTCGGCCGATCTGCCGTTCGCCCAGGGCCGTTTCTGTGAGACGGAGGGTCTGAAAAACGTGGTCACGCTGTCGATGATGCATGACCAGCAGTTTGCCACCGACTACGGTGTGCTGATTACCGATGGCCCACTGCGGGGTCTCACCTGTCGCGCCGTGGTGGTGATCGACGAAAACGGTACGGTCACCTATACCCAACTGGTGCCGGAGATCGGTGATGAGCCGGATTACGAGGCAGCTCTGGCCGCGTTGAAATAA
- a CDS encoding RnfABCDGE type electron transport complex subunit D, whose amino-acid sequence MSRKQKKVVEIRTSPHLKKAISVEQIMRNVVYALLPVCGWSVYQFGLSALVLILVTILSCVLTESLFCRLSGRPNSVGDFSVIITGMLLALTLPPGFPLWMAAVAGFMAIGLGKALFGGLGYNVMNPALVGRAFVQAAFPVAITTWTPGFTEGRFLEFIPSSLALPFMSPVDTADWVKSHAVDGFTGATPLALQKFEHVTTSTMDLLTGSVSGSAGEASALLIFVCGLYLAFRKMMDWRIPAAVFLGAALISGPLHLMNPEIYPSPLFVILSGGLMLGAMFMATDMVISPMTPRGVWLYGIVIGVLTVIIRQFGGLTEGVMYAILVANALSPLIASVTQPRIYGATKKGAES is encoded by the coding sequence ATGAGTAGAAAACAGAAAAAAGTTGTCGAGATCCGAACTTCCCCCCATCTGAAGAAGGCCATCTCTGTCGAACAGATCATGCGTAACGTGGTGTATGCGTTGCTGCCGGTCTGTGGTTGGTCGGTGTATCAGTTTGGACTCAGTGCGCTGGTGCTGATTCTGGTGACGATCCTCTCCTGTGTACTGACCGAATCTCTGTTTTGCCGCCTCTCCGGCCGACCCAACAGCGTCGGTGATTTCAGTGTCATCATCACCGGCATGCTGCTGGCCCTGACGCTGCCGCCCGGCTTTCCCCTCTGGATGGCGGCGGTGGCCGGTTTCATGGCCATAGGCCTGGGTAAGGCGCTGTTTGGCGGGCTGGGCTACAACGTCATGAACCCGGCCCTGGTCGGACGAGCCTTTGTGCAGGCCGCGTTTCCGGTGGCTATCACCACCTGGACACCCGGTTTTACGGAGGGTCGTTTCCTGGAATTCATCCCCTCCAGCCTGGCGCTGCCGTTCATGTCGCCGGTGGATACCGCTGACTGGGTTAAATCCCATGCCGTGGATGGCTTTACCGGTGCCACGCCCCTGGCGCTGCAGAAGTTCGAACACGTTACCACCAGTACCATGGATCTGCTGACCGGCAGCGTGTCCGGTTCCGCCGGGGAGGCTTCGGCACTGCTGATTTTTGTCTGCGGGCTCTACCTGGCCTTCCGCAAGATGATGGATTGGCGGATACCGGCCGCTGTATTCCTGGGGGCCGCATTGATCTCCGGGCCATTACACCTCATGAATCCGGAGATCTATCCCTCCCCGCTGTTTGTGATCCTCTCCGGTGGTCTGATGCTGGGTGCCATGTTTATGGCGACCGATATGGTAATTTCGCCCATGACCCCTCGCGGAGTCTGGCTCTACGGTATTGTGATCGGAGTGCTGACGGTGATTATCCGGCAGTTTGGCGGACTCACCGAAGGGGTGATGTACGCCATCCTGGTGGCCAATGCGCTGTCGCCCTTGATCGCCTCGGTGACCCAGCCGCGTATCTATGGCGCAACCAAAAAGGGGGCTGAATCATGA
- a CDS encoding electron transport complex protein RnfA has product MDPNSLTFIFLNAALINNFVLALFLGLCPFLGVSAKKETAWNMGLATMFVMLVSSISAYGINWVLVKFDIEFLRLICYIAVIASAVQLVEMTVKKFSPELFRALGIFLPLITTNCAILGLALFQTFRDYDFFQSLAFSTGAGVGFTIALMLMAGLREKLELAKLPTASQGAAMGLMLAGLLSLAFMGFAGLGGSHA; this is encoded by the coding sequence ATGGATCCTAATTCACTCACTTTTATCTTTCTCAACGCGGCCCTGATCAACAACTTCGTGCTGGCGCTGTTTCTCGGGCTCTGTCCATTTCTCGGCGTATCGGCCAAGAAAGAGACCGCCTGGAACATGGGTCTGGCCACCATGTTTGTGATGCTGGTCAGCTCCATCTCTGCCTACGGCATCAACTGGGTGCTGGTGAAGTTCGATATCGAGTTCCTGCGCCTGATCTGCTACATCGCGGTTATCGCATCGGCTGTGCAGCTAGTGGAGATGACGGTCAAAAAGTTCAGCCCCGAACTGTTCCGTGCCCTGGGTATTTTTCTGCCGCTGATCACCACCAACTGCGCCATTCTGGGACTGGCCCTGTTCCAGACCTTCCGGGATTACGACTTCTTCCAATCCCTGGCGTTCAGCACCGGCGCCGGAGTCGGCTTTACCATCGCCCTGATGCTGATGGCCGGTTTGCGTGAGAAACTGGAGCTGGCCAAGTTGCCGACCGCCAGCCAGGGGGCGGCCATGGGCCTGATGCTGGCGGGCCTGCTGTCCCTGGCGTTTATGGGATTCGCCGGGCTGGGAGGTTCCCATGCTTAA
- a CDS encoding 2-oxoacid:acceptor oxidoreductase family protein, which produces MFGKKEQKQFKYPGIRMAMDGNTAVIMCEREASDAAGAYPITPSTQMGEYWAEEVAKGHVNVSGKPLVFVEPESEHAAAAVTAGMAMTGMRATNFSSAQGVAFMHESLYAAVGKRLPYVLNIGTRAITKASLNVHCSHDDYHCIDDTGFFQIFGANAQEAADLNLIGRKIAELSLTPAAVAQDGFLTTHLIEPLMVPERELIEEFCGSPDDIIPCPTPAQKMIYGEKRRRVPEIWDVDNPMLSGAVQNQDAYMQAVAAQRPYFFDHISSLTDQVMDEYYELTGRRYNRVSEYRMDDADYVIVGQGSMIIQAQAVADYLRETRKLKVGVLNVTMYRPFPGDLIGKVLKKRKGVVVLERTDQPLAEDLPLIREIRSSLTKCIENGATSGDAPYPKYASYKAGEAPALYSGSYGLGSRDLQPEGLIGAVENMLPNGKKRRFFYLGVDFVREAADPKAEIRQQELLEAYPHISEMAIRGSENPDLLPKEAITMRMHSVGGWGAITTGKNLAMTLYDLLGYDIRANPKYGSEKKGQPTTYYLSAAPVPIRLNCEYHYVDVVLSPDPNVFQHSNPLYGLKEGGYFIIQSNLETEEEVWAQIPVMYQKYIVDHNIHVYFVDGFKIAKEEASNPELQFRMQGNAFQGAFFAASPLLQRANLTEQGLFDAIETQLREKFGGKGERVVADNLRVVRRGFDEIREITNKPVGLTEQDIRKPAKIPVMLQQLPEGDGHLSDVHRFWEQTGSFYLNGKGSENLADPYMATSLIPAATGVYRDMTQIRFDYPKFITENCTACGDCYTACPDSAIPGLVNTIGEIFNTAIERIEKRGTPTLYLRRETRNVEKKLRALIDAQGEAAVVSKLLDQAVLEVLAESELDEQKKAGLEREFGLFLESIGGFEFSVTKPYYSNREKKNKGSGGLFSITVNPYTCKGCMECVDVCDDGALVVELQTEAAVEKLRNDWKFWMDLPTTNPDFIRIDDLNEKIGALETLLLDKTNYQSMVSGDGACLGCGEKTAIHLFTSTATALMQPRVKAHLAELDDLINRLETHVRLKLAAGMDLTNTAAINEVVEENRDTDLTLTNLSATLADGQASEPVDPKWLKWVTQLLEKLRHLKWLYTDGNTNQGRATMGIINATGCTSVWGSTFPFNPYPFPWTSHLFQDSPSVAMGIFEGHMAKMAEGFKAIRQAKLELEDKYDPEVHDNFFTYFDWKSFSDEEWLLCPPVVSIGGDGAMYDIGFQNLSRALASGTPIKVLILDTQVYSNTGGQSCTSGFIGQVADMAPYGKSWKGKTEIRKEMGVIGMAHRTSFVLQSSQANITHLLEGFIDGLNSRRPAMFNIYTTCQPEHGVADDASEAQAKLALESRAYPLFRYDPDAGVTFAECSSVEGNPALDADWPTYQLTYQDEHGKESKLELPITFADFAFSEGRFRKHFRSVPQDAWNDDMVPLHEFLEMDEDDRDGRYPYIWAVNNKQRLIRVLVSQEIVLSCEERRDFWHQLRALAGVGEAVDEIEIANRAKAEMAQKLSASLLALANNGDVSALTDMPASNGNGNGTAAAAAGGNGAAPADYEPVWIETPECTACDECTDIAPNVFKYNDQKLAIVVDPKGAPYKDIVKAAEKCTAGCLHPGTPWNPNEKDLDKLVKRAAKYQ; this is translated from the coding sequence ATGTTCGGAAAAAAAGAGCAAAAGCAGTTTAAGTATCCCGGAATCCGCATGGCAATGGATGGCAATACTGCCGTCATCATGTGCGAGCGGGAAGCATCTGACGCTGCCGGTGCCTACCCGATTACCCCTTCCACCCAGATGGGCGAGTACTGGGCGGAGGAGGTGGCCAAGGGTCATGTCAACGTTTCCGGCAAGCCGCTGGTATTCGTAGAGCCTGAATCCGAACACGCCGCCGCCGCAGTGACAGCCGGTATGGCAATGACCGGTATGCGTGCCACTAACTTCTCCTCAGCGCAGGGCGTCGCCTTCATGCACGAGTCGCTCTATGCCGCAGTTGGCAAGCGTCTGCCCTATGTGTTGAATATCGGCACCCGGGCCATTACCAAGGCTTCACTCAACGTGCACTGTAGTCACGATGACTACCACTGTATCGACGATACCGGCTTTTTCCAGATTTTTGGTGCCAATGCCCAGGAAGCCGCGGACCTGAACCTGATCGGCCGCAAGATTGCCGAACTGAGTCTGACGCCCGCGGCAGTGGCCCAGGACGGCTTCCTCACCACCCACCTGATTGAACCCCTGATGGTCCCGGAGCGGGAACTGATCGAGGAGTTCTGCGGGTCGCCGGATGACATCATTCCCTGTCCGACTCCGGCACAGAAAATGATCTATGGCGAGAAGCGTCGTCGTGTGCCGGAGATCTGGGATGTGGACAATCCTATGTTGTCCGGTGCCGTACAGAACCAGGATGCCTATATGCAGGCGGTGGCTGCCCAGCGTCCTTACTTCTTTGACCACATCTCCAGCCTGACTGACCAGGTGATGGATGAGTATTACGAACTGACCGGCCGGCGCTACAACCGGGTCAGTGAATACCGGATGGACGATGCGGACTACGTGATCGTGGGGCAGGGCTCCATGATCATCCAGGCCCAGGCGGTGGCCGACTATCTGCGTGAAACCCGCAAACTCAAAGTGGGCGTGCTGAACGTCACCATGTACCGTCCGTTCCCCGGTGACCTGATCGGCAAAGTGTTGAAAAAGCGCAAAGGCGTAGTGGTCCTGGAGCGTACCGACCAGCCGCTGGCGGAAGATCTGCCGCTGATCCGCGAGATCCGTTCATCGCTCACCAAGTGTATTGAGAACGGGGCTACCAGCGGTGATGCACCCTATCCGAAATACGCCTCTTACAAGGCGGGTGAGGCACCGGCTCTCTACTCCGGTTCCTACGGACTGGGATCTCGGGACCTGCAGCCGGAAGGGCTGATCGGTGCCGTCGAGAATATGCTGCCGAATGGCAAAAAACGTCGTTTCTTCTATCTGGGTGTGGATTTCGTGCGGGAAGCGGCCGATCCAAAAGCGGAGATCCGCCAGCAGGAGCTGCTGGAGGCCTATCCCCATATCAGTGAAATGGCGATCCGGGGCAGTGAAAACCCCGACTTGCTGCCCAAGGAAGCGATCACCATGCGCATGCATTCGGTCGGTGGCTGGGGCGCCATCACGACCGGCAAGAACCTGGCCATGACCCTGTATGATCTGCTGGGCTACGACATCCGGGCCAATCCCAAGTACGGTTCCGAAAAGAAGGGCCAGCCCACCACCTACTATCTGTCTGCTGCGCCGGTACCCATCCGACTGAACTGTGAATATCACTATGTGGATGTGGTGCTGTCACCCGATCCCAACGTGTTCCAGCACTCCAATCCGCTGTACGGATTGAAAGAGGGCGGTTACTTCATTATCCAGAGCAACCTGGAGACCGAAGAAGAGGTGTGGGCGCAGATCCCGGTGATGTACCAGAAGTACATTGTGGATCACAACATCCATGTCTACTTTGTCGATGGATTCAAGATCGCCAAGGAGGAGGCTTCCAATCCGGAACTGCAGTTCCGTATGCAGGGTAACGCCTTCCAGGGTGCTTTCTTTGCCGCATCACCCCTGTTGCAGCGGGCCAACCTGACCGAGCAGGGACTGTTCGATGCTATCGAGACCCAGCTGCGGGAGAAATTCGGCGGCAAGGGCGAGCGCGTGGTAGCTGACAACCTGCGGGTGGTACGGCGTGGATTCGATGAGATCCGTGAGATCACCAACAAACCGGTGGGTCTGACCGAGCAGGATATCCGCAAACCGGCCAAGATTCCGGTTATGCTGCAGCAGCTGCCCGAGGGCGACGGTCATCTTTCCGATGTCCATCGCTTCTGGGAACAGACCGGTTCGTTCTACCTGAACGGCAAGGGCTCGGAGAATCTGGCCGATCCCTACATGGCCACCAGCCTGATCCCGGCGGCCACCGGTGTGTATCGCGACATGACCCAGATCCGCTTCGACTACCCGAAGTTCATTACCGAGAACTGTACTGCCTGTGGTGATTGTTACACCGCCTGTCCGGATAGCGCGATACCGGGCCTGGTCAACACCATCGGTGAGATTTTTAATACCGCCATCGAGCGTATCGAGAAGAGAGGTACGCCGACCCTCTACCTGCGGCGTGAAACCCGCAATGTGGAGAAGAAACTGCGTGCCCTGATTGATGCTCAGGGAGAGGCAGCAGTGGTCTCCAAGCTGCTGGATCAGGCGGTACTCGAAGTGCTGGCCGAGTCCGAGCTGGATGAGCAGAAAAAGGCCGGCCTGGAGCGGGAGTTCGGCCTGTTCCTGGAATCCATCGGTGGTTTCGAATTCTCGGTCACCAAACCCTATTACAGCAACCGGGAGAAGAAGAACAAAGGCTCTGGCGGCCTGTTCTCCATCACCGTCAACCCCTACACCTGTAAAGGCTGTATGGAGTGCGTAGACGTCTGTGACGATGGAGCGCTGGTGGTTGAACTGCAGACCGAGGCCGCAGTCGAGAAACTGCGGAACGACTGGAAGTTCTGGATGGATCTGCCCACCACCAATCCTGACTTTATCCGTATCGACGATCTGAATGAAAAGATCGGCGCACTGGAGACCCTGCTGCTGGACAAGACCAACTACCAGTCCATGGTTTCCGGCGACGGTGCCTGCCTCGGTTGTGGTGAGAAGACCGCCATCCACCTGTTCACCAGTACGGCGACTGCCCTGATGCAACCCCGGGTAAAGGCGCACCTGGCCGAGCTGGATGACCTGATCAATCGCCTGGAGACCCATGTTCGTCTGAAATTGGCAGCCGGCATGGATCTCACCAATACGGCGGCGATCAACGAAGTGGTTGAGGAGAACCGGGATACGGACCTGACCCTGACCAATCTCTCTGCCACCCTGGCCGATGGCCAGGCGTCGGAGCCGGTCGATCCCAAGTGGCTGAAGTGGGTCACCCAGCTGCTGGAGAAACTGCGTCATCTGAAATGGCTCTATACTGATGGCAATACCAATCAGGGACGCGCCACCATGGGTATTATCAACGCCACCGGTTGTACCTCGGTGTGGGGATCGACTTTCCCGTTCAACCCCTATCCGTTCCCCTGGACCAGTCACCTGTTCCAGGACAGCCCGTCCGTAGCTATGGGTATCTTCGAGGGCCACATGGCCAAGATGGCCGAGGGCTTCAAGGCGATCCGCCAGGCCAAGCTGGAACTGGAAGACAAGTATGATCCCGAGGTGCACGATAACTTCTTCACCTACTTCGACTGGAAGTCCTTCAGTGATGAAGAGTGGCTGCTCTGCCCGCCGGTGGTCTCCATCGGTGGTGACGGCGCCATGTACGATATCGGTTTCCAGAACCTCTCCCGTGCGCTGGCTTCCGGCACGCCGATCAAGGTGTTGATCCTGGATACCCAGGTCTATTCCAACACCGGTGGCCAGTCCTGTACCTCCGGTTTTATCGGCCAGGTGGCGGATATGGCACCCTACGGTAAGTCGTGGAAGGGCAAGACCGAGATCCGTAAGGAGATGGGCGTGATCGGCATGGCGCACCGCACCAGTTTTGTGTTGCAGAGCTCCCAGGCCAACATCACCCATCTGCTGGAGGGTTTCATTGATGGACTGAACAGCCGTCGTCCGGCCATGTTCAACATCTATACCACCTGCCAGCCGGAGCACGGTGTGGCGGACGACGCGTCGGAGGCCCAGGCCAAGCTGGCACTGGAATCCCGCGCCTATCCGCTGTTCCGCTATGACCCGGATGCCGGTGTGACCTTTGCTGAATGCTCCAGTGTGGAAGGCAACCCGGCGCTGGATGCGGACTGGCCCACTTACCAGCTCACCTATCAGGATGAGCACGGCAAGGAGTCCAAGCTGGAGCTGCCGATCACGTTTGCCGACTTCGCCTTCAGTGAGGGACGTTTCCGCAAGCATTTCCGCTCCGTGCCCCAGGATGCCTGGAACGATGACATGGTGCCGCTGCACGAGTTCCTGGAGATGGATGAGGATGACCGGGATGGTCGCTACCCCTACATCTGGGCGGTGAACAACAAGCAGCGCCTGATACGGGTGCTGGTCTCCCAGGAGATCGTGCTCTCCTGTGAAGAGCGGCGCGATTTCTGGCATCAGCTGCGTGCCCTGGCCGGTGTGGGTGAAGCGGTGGACGAGATTGAAATCGCCAACCGCGCCAAGGCGGAGATGGCGCAGAAGCTCAGCGCCAGTCTGCTGGCCCTGGCCAACAATGGCGATGTCTCGGCTCTGACCGATATGCCGGCTTCAAATGGTAACGGCAATGGTACAGCTGCTGCGGCAGCCGGGGGGAATGGTGCTGCACCGGCGGATTACGAGCCGGTCTGGATCGAAACTCCGGAGTGTACCGCCTGTGATGAGTGCACCGATATAGCGCCCAACGTGTTCAAGTACAACGATCAGAAGCTGGCGATTGTTGTCGATCCCAAGGGCGCTCCTTACAAGGACATCGTCAAGGCGGCAGAGAAGTGTACAGCGGGTTGTCTGCATCCTGGCACCCCCTGGAATCCCAACGAGAAAGATCTCGATAAACTGGTCAAACGTGCGGCAAAGTACCAGTAA
- a CDS encoding FMN-binding protein translates to MSSAEQSQVQPQTPSFAMLRTLGGIAMLSGLLVVLVYQFTQPIIENNKRIAIEQAVSRVVPGVVNKKDFILGPDGLFAPDTPGAVGETIYAAYNAEGKLQGVALEAAATGYQDVIRILYGYNQDCQCVTGIKVLKMAETPGLGDKIAFDPEFLKNFEALDARLNSQKNALENAIVTVKHGAKREQWEIDAISGATISSKAIGRMINDSGQRMFPLIIKHLDELRAGQAN, encoded by the coding sequence ATGAGCAGCGCGGAACAGAGCCAGGTTCAGCCCCAGACCCCCAGCTTCGCCATGTTGCGGACCCTGGGCGGTATCGCCATGTTGTCCGGTCTGCTGGTGGTGCTGGTGTATCAGTTCACCCAGCCGATTATTGAGAATAACAAGCGTATCGCCATCGAACAGGCGGTATCCCGGGTGGTACCGGGGGTGGTGAACAAAAAGGATTTTATCCTCGGCCCCGATGGGCTGTTTGCCCCGGATACCCCGGGTGCGGTGGGTGAGACGATTTATGCAGCCTACAACGCCGAGGGCAAACTGCAGGGTGTGGCGCTGGAAGCTGCCGCCACCGGTTATCAGGATGTGATACGTATCCTTTACGGTTATAACCAGGACTGCCAGTGCGTCACCGGGATTAAGGTGCTGAAGATGGCGGAGACGCCGGGGCTGGGTGACAAGATCGCCTTTGATCCGGAGTTTCTGAAAAACTTCGAGGCGCTGGATGCCCGATTGAACAGTCAGAAAAATGCCCTGGAGAATGCCATCGTGACAGTCAAGCATGGCGCCAAACGGGAGCAGTGGGAGATCGATGCCATTTCCGGTGCCACCATCTCCTCCAAGGCGATCGGACGCATGATCAATGACAGCGGACAACGCATGTTCCCATTGATCATCAAGCATCTGGACGAATTAAGAGCCGGTCAGGCGAATTGA
- the rsxC gene encoding electron transport complex subunit RsxC, which produces MGLLNLFRRTPTFRHGVHPMEHKEQTAHLAIRRLPFAPTIYVPLAQHIGAPALALVKPGQEVVRGEPIAEAGGFVSVPMHAPVTGIVRSVDHLVPTAAGPKTPAIVIDTYEASTQEVLYGREQDLSTLSREALIEAVKASGMVGLGGAAFPSHVKLLPPEGKVIDTLIINGCECEPYLTCDHRVMLEQTDRLIAGIRTIMRATGAKRAIIGVEDNKLDAVQAIREKLPEDGVISCEAVETKYPQGAEKMLISSLLKREVPSGGLPVDIGVAVYNVGTLAQLGELIPHSQGLIERVVTVSGPGVGKPGNYLVPIGTPLSFLMDQVKSSSDANEVIVGGPMMGMTVASLSVPITKGVSGVVVFEQAAEDQRERPVHPCIKCGACLDACPINLNPSMLGQLASVRHYETMESEYHLNDCFECGCCSYVCPSNIPLTQYFRIAKSVNREARAAAA; this is translated from the coding sequence ATGGGTCTACTCAATCTATTCAGGCGTACCCCGACCTTCAGACATGGGGTACACCCCATGGAGCACAAGGAGCAGACGGCACACCTGGCGATCAGGCGCCTGCCATTTGCTCCCACGATCTATGTGCCGCTTGCCCAGCATATTGGCGCACCAGCGCTAGCGTTGGTGAAACCGGGGCAGGAGGTAGTACGTGGTGAACCAATCGCCGAGGCGGGCGGATTTGTCTCCGTGCCCATGCACGCCCCGGTGACCGGTATCGTGCGCTCGGTGGACCATCTGGTGCCGACGGCGGCGGGTCCCAAGACACCGGCGATCGTGATCGACACCTACGAGGCATCGACCCAGGAAGTGTTGTATGGCCGGGAGCAGGATCTGTCCACTCTGTCCCGGGAGGCGTTGATCGAGGCGGTCAAGGCCAGCGGTATGGTGGGCCTGGGCGGAGCGGCCTTTCCCAGTCATGTGAAACTGCTGCCGCCGGAAGGGAAGGTGATCGATACCCTGATTATCAACGGCTGCGAGTGTGAACCCTACCTGACCTGCGACCACCGGGTGATGCTGGAGCAGACCGATCGGCTGATCGCCGGTATCCGCACCATCATGCGGGCCACCGGGGCGAAACGGGCCATCATCGGGGTGGAAGACAACAAACTGGATGCGGTGCAGGCGATCCGGGAGAAACTGCCGGAAGATGGTGTGATCAGCTGCGAGGCGGTGGAAACCAAGTACCCGCAGGGCGCGGAGAAGATGCTGATCAGCAGTCTGCTGAAGCGGGAAGTGCCCTCCGGCGGACTGCCGGTGGATATCGGTGTGGCGGTTTATAACGTCGGCACACTGGCACAGTTGGGGGAATTGATTCCCCACAGTCAGGGCTTGATTGAGCGGGTGGTCACTGTATCGGGTCCCGGGGTTGGTAAACCGGGGAATTACCTGGTGCCGATCGGCACGCCCCTGAGTTTCCTGATGGATCAGGTGAAGTCCAGTTCGGATGCCAACGAAGTGATCGTCGGCGGGCCGATGATGGGGATGACCGTTGCTTCCCTTAGTGTCCCCATCACCAAGGGTGTCTCCGGGGTGGTGGTGTTCGAACAGGCCGCCGAGGATCAGCGGGAGCGACCGGTACACCCCTGTATCAAGTGTGGTGCCTGCCTGGATGCCTGTCCGATCAATCTCAATCCGTCCATGCTGGGCCAGCTGGCCAGCGTGCGTCACTATGAGACGATGGAATCCGAGTATCACCTCAACGACTGTTTTGAGTGCGGTTGTTGCAGCTATGTCTGTCCATCCAATATTCCGCTTACCCAGTATTTCCGTATCGCCAAGTCGGTGAATCGGGAGGCTCGGGCGGCGGCAGCCTGA
- a CDS encoding oxidoreductase gives MGVTELGATAVAEVVENRRITPEKTDEVRHIVLRVDEPSFRYREGQSIGVVVPGPHAFGNKYHMRRYSIANDRSHSDEAGVEFSILVRRCFYIDPLNGERYPGIASNYLCDAPVGKSISVTGPYKSPFIIPTNNQSNLVMIGVGTGIAPFRAFIQHLYGEQGGWSGQVRLFYGARTGMDMLYMNDHNSDLKEYFQEETFMAYNALANRPLMSATEALQQSLDSHVEEALSLISQPQTYVCVAGLSKVEQAMDRVLAEAMGSDQEWAALKGQLVSQGRWSQLLYS, from the coding sequence ATGGGTGTGACCGAACTGGGTGCAACGGCGGTGGCGGAAGTGGTTGAGAACCGGCGTATCACCCCGGAAAAGACCGACGAGGTTCGGCACATTGTCCTGCGGGTGGATGAGCCTTCGTTCCGCTACCGGGAAGGCCAGTCGATCGGGGTGGTGGTACCGGGTCCGCACGCCTTCGGCAACAAGTACCACATGCGGCGTTACTCCATCGCCAATGATCGCAGTCACTCCGATGAAGCAGGAGTGGAGTTTTCCATCCTGGTTCGGCGCTGCTTCTATATCGACCCGCTGAATGGCGAACGCTATCCCGGCATCGCCTCCAACTATCTCTGCGATGCCCCGGTCGGGAAGAGCATCTCGGTTACCGGTCCCTACAAAAGCCCCTTTATCATCCCGACCAACAACCAAAGTAATCTGGTGATGATCGGCGTGGGCACCGGTATCGCGCCGTTTCGGGCCTTTATTCAGCATCTCTATGGAGAACAGGGTGGCTGGAGCGGCCAGGTACGGCTGTTTTATGGCGCCCGTACCGGTATGGATATGCTCTACATGAATGATCACAACAGTGATCTGAAAGAGTATTTTCAGGAAGAGACCTTCATGGCCTACAACGCACTGGCCAATCGACCTTTGATGAGCGCTACCGAGGCACTGCAACAGTCACTCGACTCCCATGTGGAGGAGGCGTTGTCGCTGATCAGCCAGCCCCAGACCTATGTGTGCGTGGCCGGGTTGAGCAAAGTAGAGCAGGCGATGGACAGGGTATTGGCGGAAGCGATGGGTTCCGATCAGGAGTGGGCCGCTCTTAAGGGCCAACTGGTCTCCCAGGGACGCTGGTCCCAGTTGCTGTACAGCTGA